tgtagttttcattgttttctattattaatttaatggtTTACCTTCtgttattaatatatcattattaatataaatttacttttataatacaATTCTTCTATACTAATAAATTCTTTCTTGTAAACcaataaattattgtaaaataaaaatgatgtaactagttaactttaatatttgtaattcaAAAATACCTATTAATCACTTATTGATATACACATTCATATGTTTTTGAGATTTGAGAGAAAATATCATGGTgcatattatcaaattatatatctaaattttttactatGCATAACTTAAACTGATAATGAATTAGAAGTTTTGTGTAATCACTTATAGAGCGGTTATATGCCTATTAGATAGATTATTAAGATGAAATTCTGAACATAGAgcaacatttaaaaatttaaatagtttccCTAGCTCATTCCATCACTACTTTCACACTCATTTATAATTCTATCTCTCTTACAACAAGTGCATATTTTATCTGTTGAAAACAGAGAACATAGTATATGACTGAAAAACGATgcttattcattaaaatattcagTTACATATATAGCAGTACAAACTAACTGCTGCAACTTAAATCAAGGAGAAAAAATAGCAACTAATATACCAACATTAGAGAACGTGGCCTACGATAATAAATCCCACATAAATaggatatttatttaaaacagaaaattactaaataaataaattccaaCATTTTCCTCCCTTAAACTGAAGGTCCAGTAGACATCAGTTTACTGCAAAAGAAGCTTTAACAATCAGCTTTTTATCATCACAACCAGCTTTCTCTCTTGAGCAAACTCCCAACATACTTCGAAGCTTCACAAAGACATTTGTCTTGAGAGGTTTTGTCATTATATCTGCTATCTGTTCCTCACTCTTGCAATAGATAACATCAATAACAGCATTCTTGCACAGATCACGTAAGAAGTGAAATctaacgtctatatgtttgCTCCTACCATGTAAAACAGAATTCTTTGACAACTTAATTGCAGAGACGTTGTCACAGAACACTGATGTAGGTCCTTCTTGATCATATCCAAGTTCTCTAAGTACCCTTCTCAACCAGATGGCTTGGCAAGCACATGATGTAGTTGCAATAAACTCTGCTTCTGTGAAGgtgaaaaattatttgttcCAGGCTATTGATCGTACGATCTTGAAGACCATTCTCCAAAAGGAAACCAGCAAGCAAATCTGGGACTCAATGAAACTTACGTATCAAGGGACAGCAAAAGTGAAGCGTGCACAGCTTCAAGCCCTTCGAAGAGATTTTGAAACTCTACATATGAATATGGGAGAGTCTGTCACTGATTATTTCTCAAGAACGATGACAATTGCAAACAATATGCGAATCCATGGTGACAAACTAGAAGATGTTGTTGTTATTGAAAAAATTCTTCGATCGATGACTCCGAAATTTAATTACGTAGTTTGTTCAATCGAGGAAGCACGTGACATTGATGAGCTGCAAAGTTCGTTGTTGGTTCATGAGCAGCGAATTAATCAAGAGGTTGTAATTGAGGAGAAAGCTTTGAAGGTCTCCACCAATACTCCAGTTTCTCCTGAAAGTGCAAGACATGTTCAAGGAAGAGGCAGAGGCAGATTTAATTCTTATTCCAGAGGCAGATTTAATTCTTATTCCAGAGGCAGAGGGTATGGTCAAAGATCAAGGTTCGATAAATCCCATATTGAATGTTTCAATTGCCATCAATATGGCCATTACAGGTTAGAATGTCCTAATTTCTCTATAGAGCAGGGGGAAAAATTAAACTATGTtatgatagaagaagaagaagaaacaacttTATTGATGGTATGTCATAACAAGAAAGAACAATATGAAAATATGTGGTACTTAGATTCAGGCTGCAGTAATCATATGTGTGGcaataaatctttattttctgaGTTGGATGAGACATTTAGAGATACTGTGAAATTTGGAGACAACTCCACTGTTGCTGTCATGGGGAAAGGAAGTGTCAATGTTCGTTTGAAAAGTGATGTTGTTGAAAGAATCTCTAGTGTGTTCTATGTTCCAGATTTGAAGAGTAACTTGATTAGCCTTGGCCAATTGCAAGAGAAAGGGTATGAGATAATCATCAAAAGTGGAACCTGCATTATTAAAGATTCTGAGAAAGGAGTAATTGCACATGTTCACATGACAGAAAATCGAATGTTTCCAATCATCATTTTAGATGACGGTGAAGATTTTCATACTTGTTTCTCCGCAAAGGTGAAAGACACTGCTTGGTTGTGACACCTCCGATATGGACATCTCAACTTTAACGGGCTGAAGACTTTACAACAAAAAGGAATGGTGATAGGACTTCCTCAAATTACTCCTCCCTCACAAGTTTGTGAAGATTGTGTTATTGGCAAACAACAACGTGATTCCTTCCCAAAAGGAAAAGCATGGAGAGCTCAACAACCACTAGAGTTGATTCACTCAGATATTTGTGGACCTATAAGTCCAACTTCAAATGGCAACAAAAGGTACTTTATTAGCTTCATTGATGATTATAGTAGGAAGACATGGGTATACTTCTTgcaagaaaaatcagaggctCTTGCATCCTTTAAAAGCTTCAAAGCTTTGGTTGAAAATGAAGCAAGTGGAACAATTAAGGTGTTGCGAATAGATCGTGGAGGAGAATACAACTCACAagatttttcaaacttttgtgAACTGAATGGCATCCGAAGACATTTGACTACAGCTTATACACCACAGCAAAATGGGGTATGTGAAAGAAAGAATCGTACAGTGTTGAATATGGTTAGGAGTATGATGTCTAGAAAAGCTATTCCAAAATGTTTTTGGCCAGAAGCTGTTAATTGGAGCATCCACATATTGAATAGAAGTCCAACATTGGCAGTGAAGAACATGACACCCGAAGAAGCTTGGAAAGGAAATAAACCAACTGTGaattatttcaaagtttttgGTTGTATAGCTTTTGCCCATGTTCCTGAtgaaaagaggaagaagcttGATGATAAAGCAGAGAAATGTATATTTCTTGGTGTTAGTGAGCATTCAAAAGCTTATAAATTGTATAATCCAGTCACGAAAAGAATAATCATTAGTCGAGATGTAATATTTGATGAGAGCAAGGCATGGAAGTGGACTTTTAATAGCACTGGAGAGCACATTCCAGTCaatgatgatgaaattgaagaagaaagacaGAGTCAATCTTCAAGCTCTACTATCACTAGTTCACCTTCTACTTCCTCACCAAATTCACAAGtagaagttgaagatgatgtGTCAAATGAACCTAGACTGCAACGCATAAGAAGAAGGCTAGCATGGATGCAAGATTACGAAATTAGTGGAGTTAATCAAATTGATGACCCACTTACTCATTTTGCATTATTTTCAGACCACGATCCTATTGCTTTTCATGATGCCATCAAAGATTTAAAATGGCAAAAGGCTATGGATGAAGAAATTAAAGcaatagagaaaaataacacCTGGGAATTAATAGATCTTCCCAAAGGCCAGAAATCTATTGGAGTTAAATGGGTGTATAAAACAAAGCTCAATGCAGATGGCAAGGTGGATAAATATAAGGCACGGTTGGTAGTTaaaggctacaagcaagaataTGGGATTGATTATAAAGAGGTGTTTGCTCCGATTGCGAGACTCGACACAATCAGACTAGTTATTTCAGTTGCAGCTAAAAATTTATGGTCCATTTATCAATTTGATGTCAAGTCAACATTTTTACATGGTGAGTTACAAGAAGATGTCTATGTTGAGCAACCTTTAGGATATGTGAAGCAAGGAAATGAGAAGGTATATAAATTGAAGAAGGCATTATATGGACTAAAACAAGCACCCCGAGCTTGGTATAGTCGTATAGAGTCTTATTTCATTGGAACAGGCTTTCATAAATGTCCTTATGAGCACACACTTTTCGTAAAGCTTGGAGATGGTGAGAAAATGCTTATAGTATGCTTATATGTTGATGACTTGATCTTCACAGGTAATGATAGAGTCATGATTGATGCATTTAAAACTTCTATGATGACTGAATTTGAGATGATAGACTTGGGTTTAATGCACTATTTTCTTGGCATTGAGGTAGTACAATCAGTTGTTGGAATTTTTGTGtcacaaaagaaatatgttttgGAGATTTTGAGCAGGTTTCAAATGGGAGAGTGCAATGCAGTCTGCACTCCTACTTCTGCAGATTTAAAGCTGAATAGAGATCTAAATGGGAAGAAGGTAGATGCAACAGTCTATAAGCAAATTGTAGGAAGTTTAATGTATCTAACTTCTACTAGACCAGATATAATGTATGATGTCAGTCTTATTAGTCGATATATGGAGAATCCGACAGAGCTACACCTCCTAGCAACTAAAAGAATTCTCAGGTACTTGAAAGGAACTATTGATTTTGGGGTGTTATATAAAAGGGGAGCACATAAGGGTTTGTTTGGCTTCAGTGATAGTGACTATGCCAGGGATGAAGATGACCGAAAAAGCACATCTGGATATGTTTTCATAATGGGTTCTGGTGTTGTCTCATGGTTATCAAAGAAACAACCAATTGTTACTTTATCCTCCACAGAAGCAGAGTTTATTGCAACTATATCATGTGCTTGCCAAGCCATCTGGTTGAGAAAGGTACTTAGAGAACTTGGATATGATCAAGAAGGACCTACATCACTGTTTTGTGACAACGTCTCTGCAATTAAGTTGTCAAAGAATTCTGTTTTACATGGTAGGAGcaaacatatagacgttagATTTCACTTCTTACGTGATCTGTGCAAGGATGTTGTTATTGATGTTATCTATTGCAAGAGTGAGGAACAGATAGCAGATATAATGACAAAACCTCTCAAGACAAATGTCTTTGTGAAGCTTCGAAGTATGTTGGGAGTTTGCTCAAGAGAGAAAGCTGGTTGTGATGATAAAAAGCTGATTGTTAAAGCTTCTTTTACAGTAAACTGATGTCTACTAGACCTTCAGTTTAAGGGAGGGAAATGttggaatttatttatttagtaattttctgttttaaataaatatcctATTTATATGGGATTTATTATCGTAGGCCACGTTCTCTAACGTTGGTATATTAGTTGCTATTTTTTCTCTTGAGCTGCTATGAGCATTGTCCCTGCTGGATAAGTGGTTATACCATTTTCAATTAATGGCCAATACTCCTTTGATCGCAAAAAATTCTCCATCAACATTGCCCAATGATCATAATGACCATCAAAGCGAGGAATTGTTGGTTGCACAAAGTTACTATTTTCAGATGTCATTGTTACTTGCTACTGCAAGAAAGTTGTTGCTTCTATCAGGCCCAGTGTAGGCTCTTGATACCAGAATGTTGAAAACAGAGAACGATGGTATATGACTGAAAAACGATACTTATTCATTGAAATATTCAGTTACATATATAGAAGTACAAACTAACTGCTGCAACTTAAATCAAGGAGAAAAAATAGCAACTAATATACCAACGTTAGAGAAAGTGGCCTACGATAATAAATCCCACATAAATaggatatttatttaaaacagaaaattactaaataaataaattccaaCATTATCagcagaaaaatatatttatcttcaaGTTTCACCTTCTACGTCCCAACAGGAAACAAAAAGAATGTGTGACCTACGTATAATTTAACTTCTCTCacaataaatagtttttatcggaagagaaaaagagatttATCTTCTTCCACCTTTTATATCCCAACTAGAAACTAAAGAACGCACAAACCTAAGAAACGACTTCAATCGCCTCAAAATCTGAGCAAACCAAAACTTCCCAAAGTTCACTGCCAGAGTGGTAATCCAATTAAATCTAGTAAACCAAAACTTTAAAAGCCTCAAATTTTCAGGTGAGCGAGTGCATTAGTGTAGAAGAGCAATTCAGAATGCGTCAGGAAGAACATTGATTCCATTACGAAGAACTGGCATCAGAAGCTGCCTTTTTCTCCTTCTGtttttccctctttttcttGTTTCGTAATGCATTCTTGCTTATTGATCTAAATTAGTCAACAAAGAGCCATTCATAACAGAATATAAATCACatgaacttaaaaataaaataggaggAAGTGGAGGAAAGGTACTTACTCTGAAGGAGTCTCTCCCAACAACtgcaaatatataaataattttggcaTTATTACAGACCGATCAGCTCTAAGAGTTCACAAGATACGTAAACATGTAGGTATATACTGGAAAATTTTGACTTAACACCCGAAACACTTCCCAACTATAAATTTATACCATGCACAAGTGTTGctggaaatttaaaaatagaaacagtGACAGATCATAGATTGTGTGACTGTGTACCTGTGCCTGAATAGCAGCTGCATTCTTAGCATGTGGTGGACGATACGCAGCAGGCTTTTGCGCTTGGGGATTGGCGGAAGAGGCTCTAACGGAAGTCTGGTTTGACTTTGGTGGTCCTTGACCTGAAAGTAGGTCATGGTCTTCAAACAACAAAAGAGACAACTCATAATAACAAAATGCAATGTTATAAGCATGGTGACGAACCTGCTGGTTTTTTATCTTCAAGTTGGACCAAATTTAGAGACTTAATTAATTCGGCAATATCACCAAACTTACTCGGTGACTCTGGTTTCCAATCAACCTACAAATATTTGCCATGCAATTCAGTAATATTTATGAAAAGGTGctaagaaaataaagagttaaaatatatttttagtctctatatttcttaataaaattgcATTTCGTCCTTGACACAAACTATGTATCAATTTCATCCTCACACTTTATGAATGAATGTAAAACGTCCTCGGCAACCATGGACGTTTGAGGCTTTATAATATGGCAAATGACATTCCACAGAGGATTAAAATTAAACCTCCATGTGTTTGGGTCTGGTTTAGCACGTTGACATGTTTTAGTTGGAAATTGCACGTTTGCCCCTCTCATATTTGCAGGGCTGGTTTGATCTCGATTTGAAATAAGACTAGAAGGAAGTCCACACAGAAAAAGGTCTCCCTTTTGCTGCTTTGTGTGTTGCCCTTGTATATTGTTGTGCTTTGCTGCTGTTGCTGTTGAGTAAAAACCACTAAccattataacaaaattcaatactaatattaaattttcttatttactctCCAGTTTTTATATCTCCAGAACATTCTTCATTTGTTCTTCAATGTGTTGGCTTTGAGAAGCAACAATCTTTCTCCACAACTACAAACTTTTGATCCTTCCTAAATGTGAAGATGATGATGCTGTAGATTTCTATCCTCGACTCCTCCGCATAGATCAAGATATACAACACTAGGATTTCATTGCACAACCATAACCTAACAGTTTGCTATCATTATTCGAATGTCATTCCACCCAAACCAACAATAATATCAAACCCTAAACCATCAAAACCCCCAATTCATGAACAAAAACGGAAAAACAAACTTACCAACCATCCAATAGCAACGTTTCCATGCTTCCAATCCCACCAACAAACACAAAATTGCAATGAATCACTACTCAGACAACCGACAACTTCGTCACTGCCACAAGTtccaaattttttttcctataatcACACTCGGTCTTCCTTCCACAAAAAAACAGCACTTAATTTTAAGAACAGAGCAACCAACTTCGTAAGACTAGCTACAACCTCACAACATAGGAGAGGAGCGAGGGCAAACAGGTTCTTTGGGTGATAAAAGAAGCTGATTCTAGCAGCAAAGGATGGCACAGGACTGGGTTTTTGACAGTAAGGGCAGCCTTGGCAGCACAATAAGCATCATGTGGCATAACACCATAAACAACAGAGACATTAACCCTAGCCTTCTCCCAATCGGCACCATCACGGGCCTGGACCAAACATCTTCCTTGAATTGGGTGCCACCATCAGTGGACCTTAAGGGCACTGTCCTGGGCAAAACCCATACACAGGCATGTTAACGTTTAATTTTAATCCATTGTAGAATGCTGTTTGCCATGTCAGAAAGATTCTGATATTGTTGGCTGCCCAGGATGTAGACATTCATTCATAAAGTATGGGGAAGAAATTGGCACATAATTTGCGTGAGGGACAAAATGCAATTTTACTcataaaatatagaaactaaaaacatatttaaccaaaaacaaatgaatcaaCAAAAGTAAAAGGCTGACCTGGTACAATTTGTCAAACATCTTCTTGAAGTACAATGACCCATTGTAGTGAAAAATCTTGATccttaaaaagaagaaaataaaatataacaaaaagaaaaatctttgtGAATAAGATCATGATCACCAAAAGGTGAAAACCAACAGGTAACAATCAGTAAAATGTTCTCCCACAAATAATCTGATTATTGCCCCATAAGCCTATTACTGTTGTTCAAATTAATCTTTGactatatatgataaaattaatggAAACAAATAAAGGGGCCAAAGATGGCATCATTAcattaacaacaaaataatgCATACTTTTAGGCATTAAGAAATTCAAGGTCCTGTAATGGCAAATAATACATACCCATTGTCAACTTGAAGCCTTGGAGCTGTTGTAGCTGTCATGAAATAGCACCCATCTGGTGACCATTCACTAGTCACAGACCATTCAGCCTTAGTGGTTCCAAGTTGCTTTTTATCTATGTAATCCCAGAATACCTAGCACATAAGCATGAAAAACATATGAAGTTCATAGACAAAGCATGTGTTTGCAATCTTGTAAGCATTTGAGCACGAATCATATGGAATTACAACAACATACTTGCAAATAATCACGTTTTTTCAAAGCTACCAAATGaatatttcttcaaaataagTTGAAGAAAGGAACACTAAAAATAAGAACCACATTTCAATAATCATTGAAAAAAATGGAGTAAAGAGATTTTGATTCACTTAGGATGAAGACAACATAACACTTTTAAGGGATGTCTGGAAGAGCTTAGTTAATCTATCAAAATAAGTCATCTCAGTAAGTTTGTTATTGTAACTTCTATTTTAGCTTATTCCAATATGTTTCATTGGACAAATATAAGGTACAATTCCCCAGGAATTCAGATGTTAATGATGTTATTTAACCCAAACACACCCTTTTGATTCTTATTCTCTAGAAGTGGTTGTAAGACATAATTTGTTGTTCAACATCCTATAGATAAGCTAAACGCACATCAGACCTTTTTCACAGAAAGGAAAAACTAAAACAGAGCATAATTGATTCAAATAGTAAGAACATACCATATCACCGGGCAAGTTACCAAAGCCAGCCAAACATAAAACTTGAAGTTAACAATCAAGGAACCCAATTTAGATCATTGTCATAAGAACATTGAACCACTTCAAATTTCAATTGTTACCAAAAccctttaaaaatttaaaacagaaaaaaatctTCCATCTGATAAGTAGTTAACATTTATTTGACTAAATACAAAGAATGCCATTTCACCAGCCAAGGATACATTTCCCTTTTGGGTTCCAACGAATAGTGTTGTAAGGACCAGTTCCAAGCTCTAGAAGAGGATTGCACTTCTTGTCGAACAAAGTTGCTTTAGCAGGCATGACTAAATCGGGTTAAGGAAAGATACATTCAAGAGATCCATAAAGAGTCATTAATACAACACATACCCAAAATACCCAccatattatttcttaaaatggTATGAATCATGAGGCATAATAAACTAAGTAGAAAACATCTTGTCCAGTTTGATGTATTAGGGCTTATCAAAATCCATATATGAGAGGGATTaggtgtttaaaaaataaatgatagaaAGACACATTTctagtatatttttaaaaagcatTACCTAGCATAGATATATAATCATTCAAAAATAACGGTCTGCTTCCAAAATGGACTTTGCcatatatattacttttgttTAACATATCAACAAACCTTGCCACTAATATTATGTTAGCTGATCTTCAGCACACATATCAACTTGTGGGAACTTTAGTGCATGCTGCTTATCATCATATTCTATATATCACAGAGAAAAGGATACATCCATACACAACAGCAAATTCCAAGCCAGAATATGACCACTGAGCATCATGAATAGGCCCATCTTTCCCTgtcaatttaaagaaaaaaataaaatagaatgttaCACTTATTATCAAGATTATATAACCAATTATCAGTTATTTTACTAGCAGAAAGAACATACGGAGAGGCACAAGTCCTTCATGCATTCCATCTGTTGTCAAATAGCATAATTTTGATTCTCCATAGTAACTCTGATTAGTTTTGTCAACATCTGACTGCACCACCACTAGAAGCCCAGTTGAGCCATGATTCCATTTAAGTTGGGTGGTTGAACATCGGAAAAAACTACGTCGAGCAACAGGTTGACTTTGAGACGCATTTCTGCTAGCATATATCTGTACACTTGCAGGAACCCCCTACAAGATAGAGAACTTCATAACATAAGCATCAAAATCAAAAGGGTGTGATAAATAACGATTATTTCTTGGTGCCTGCCACGTGGAATATAAACCTGTGCTCTAaacctttataattttttttttttaattttatcaataatgaCTATCAATGGGACGTAAGGAATATGGAAGATTCCATAGGCAAAGAAAATCAGATTAGATTTCCAATAGTTAAATGTCTCTAGGAGtacatattttcataaatagaGTCATCAGTCATTCTTAGGTTACCGATAGATCTAACAAACCCAGGAAAATGCAATAATCAATGATTTCTTTGTGTGAATATTGATATATCAAAAATGATtttgagaggaagaaaaatgagaGAGATGTATAGGAATCCATATCATGATGACACtggaaaacattatttatattaaaagaaataaatgcaGGGATTAGCAATTACcttaataattattgtaattaaatattaaataatatcatataatatgtAATTAGTCTATTTACAATCTTTCTAACAACTTCCTTCAACCTAGAGCATATAGCTAATTTGTACCAAGTTTGTTACATATCATACGTAAGTTATATGTGGTCATATCCAAAACTTCATGCAAACATTTGTTAATTGGTAATCTAAACTAACAAAGCTAGCAGTAATGTCTccagataaattttttaaaggaaTGCCAAGctatttcaatgtgtttggtctCCATGTGAAAGACTGAATTAGAGGTGATGTAGCTCGATTATCACAAATGAGTGTCATCTGCATAACTTCCCTAGATCTACATTAGTAAAATAACTGGTTAAGTTTAATAGCCACAATTGAATGTTCTACTGCTACACTTTTTGCAAATAGATGCCATGGC
This genomic stretch from Vigna radiata var. radiata cultivar VC1973A chromosome 7, Vradiata_ver6, whole genome shotgun sequence harbors:
- the LOC106768485 gene encoding eukaryotic translation initiation factor 2A produces the protein MASNSQSPPLEILVRGPEQFSLWTGPPFADGQPAVKLENVNCISAKFSDDGSKLMITKSNSLISVYDCNTAKEIRAFQVPNVVAATLSPCGTYLQTFQKPSAPQEKNVTLWKIDTGAAVYQQSQKNMTKGNWPAIQFSSDEATACRLATNEVQFFDTGDFSKGVTIRLRVPGVAAAELSSLPGSHVAAFVPESKGVPASVQIYASRNASQSQPVARRSFFRCSTTQLKWNHGSTGLLVVVQSDVDKTNQSYYGESKLCYLTTDGMHEGLVPLRKDGPIHDAQWSYSGLEFAVVYGFMPAKATLFDKKCNPLLELGTGPYNTIRWNPKGKFLCLAGFGNLPGDMVFWDYIDKKQLGTTKAEWSVTSEWSPDGCYFMTATTAPRLQVDNGIKIFHYNGSLYFKKMFDKLYQVDWKPESPSKFGDIAELIKSLNLVQLEDKKPAGQGPPKSNQTSVRASSANPQAQKPAAYRPPHAKNAAAIQAQLLGETPSESISKNALRNKKKREKQKEKKAASDASSS